One Nocardia iowensis DNA window includes the following coding sequences:
- the pncA gene encoding pyrazinamidase PncA encodes MTRALIIVDVQNDFCEGGSLAVPGGAAVASRISDHLAATDYAAVVATRDFHVDPGDHFSTHPDYVDSWPPHCRAGTPGADFHPNLDTAPIEEVFSKGEYSAAYSGFEGTTADGTTLADWLHDRDIEAVDIVGIATDHCVRATALDARIEGFDTRVLLDLTAGVSRATTDAALDRMRTAGVDLEGSVCA; translated from the coding sequence ATGACCCGAGCCCTTATCATCGTCGACGTCCAGAACGATTTCTGCGAGGGCGGGTCGCTGGCCGTCCCGGGCGGTGCCGCGGTCGCGTCCCGAATAAGCGATCATCTCGCGGCCACCGACTACGCCGCGGTCGTCGCGACCCGCGACTTCCATGTCGATCCCGGCGATCACTTCTCCACGCACCCCGATTACGTCGATTCCTGGCCACCGCACTGCCGGGCGGGCACCCCGGGCGCGGACTTCCACCCGAATCTGGACACCGCGCCCATCGAGGAGGTCTTCTCCAAGGGCGAATATTCCGCCGCGTACTCCGGTTTCGAGGGCACCACTGCGGACGGCACCACCTTGGCCGACTGGCTGCACGACCGTGACATCGAGGCGGTCGACATCGTCGGCATCGCCACCGATCACTGCGTCCGCGCCACCGCCTTGGACGCCAGGATCGAAGGTTTCGACACCCGCGTCCTGCTCGACCTGACCGCCGGAGTTTCCCGCGCCACCACCGACGCCGCGCTGGACCGCATGCGCACCGCGGGCGTCGACCTCGAAGGCAGCGTCTGCGCGTAA